The Halorientalis sp. IM1011 genome window below encodes:
- a CDS encoding ABC transporter ATP-binding protein translates to MATLEISNLHAEVAEEGGEQILRGVDLEVESGEIHALMGPNGSGKSTTAKIIAGHPAYEVTEGEVLLHIEDDEFEDLDEEIPDDLRTWNLLDLEPNERAALGIFLGFQYPAEIEGVTMVNFLRTALNAKLEEREELFEEDEEEEEAEGGDTNEDAAGYDTSPMEGDPEEGDIGVAEFQEILQEKMEQLDMDESFAQRYLNAGFSGGEKKQNEVLQAAILEPSIAVLDEIDSGLDIDRLQDVSNGINALRDEQGAGILQITHYQRILDYVEPDHVHVMLDGQIAKSGDASLAEELEDKGYDWVREEFFETA, encoded by the coding sequence ATGGCAACACTCGAAATATCCAACCTACACGCTGAAGTTGCCGAGGAGGGCGGTGAGCAGATCCTGCGCGGGGTCGATCTCGAAGTCGAATCCGGTGAGATCCACGCGCTGATGGGTCCCAACGGGAGCGGGAAGTCGACGACCGCGAAGATCATCGCCGGCCACCCGGCGTACGAAGTGACCGAGGGCGAGGTCCTCCTGCACATCGAGGACGACGAGTTCGAGGACCTCGACGAGGAGATCCCCGACGACCTCCGCACGTGGAATCTGCTGGACCTGGAACCCAACGAGCGCGCGGCACTCGGTATCTTCCTGGGCTTCCAGTATCCCGCGGAGATCGAGGGCGTCACGATGGTCAACTTCCTGCGCACGGCGCTGAACGCCAAACTCGAAGAGCGCGAGGAACTGTTCGAGGAGGACGAGGAGGAGGAAGAAGCCGAAGGTGGCGACACCAACGAGGACGCGGCCGGCTACGACACCTCTCCGATGGAGGGCGACCCCGAGGAAGGCGACATCGGCGTCGCGGAGTTCCAGGAGATCCTCCAGGAGAAGATGGAGCAACTCGACATGGACGAGAGCTTCGCCCAGCGATACCTCAACGCGGGCTTCTCCGGCGGGGAGAAAAAGCAAAACGAGGTGCTGCAGGCCGCGATCCTGGAGCCCTCGATCGCCGTGCTCGACGAGATCGACTCCGGGCTGGACATCGACCGCCTGCAGGACGTCTCGAACGGCATCAACGCGCTGCGCGACGAGCAGGGCGCCGGCATCCTCCAGATCACCCACTACCAGCGGATCCTCGACTACGTCGAGCCCGATCACGTCCACGTGATGCTCGACGGCCAGATCGCCAAGTCCGGCGACGCCTCGCTGGCCGAGGAACTCGAGGACAAGGGGTACGACTGGGTGCGCGAGGAGTTCTTCGAGACCGCGTAA
- a CDS encoding DNA-directed DNA polymerase, with protein MDETGNGTQTGLSAFEDGPGSDGADGEGDRDAAAEAAAVAGNGGDTFDIVDLDDIRYPDTDEYVTAAVTQVDYTVEGRGDDEFPVVHIFGRTPEDNEQVHIEVYEFRPYFYAPTDSLTDADLQRDTITGWEEEDDDGEPYESIRGERLTKIFGQTPRDVGQMRDEFDHYEADILFPNRLLIDKDITSGVRVPARREAEGEPIRVPHDEIEAVDASADPRVNTFDIEVDDRHGFPEEGEETIVCLTSHDSYDDEYITWLYDSPAGIDPPEALAEYDPIEADFEADVRVFEEEEAMLEAFVDYIETTDPDLLTGWNFDDFDAPYFLDRLEELQGPHHDYDLSIERLSRVDEVWRNNWQGPNIKGRVVFDLLYAYQRTKFTELDSYRLDAVGEQELGVGKERYPGDIGDLWEDDPERLLEYNLRDVELCVELNDQQEIIPFWQEVASFVGCKLEDATTPGDAVDMYVLHKLHGNFALPSKGQHDAEDYEGGAVFDPITGVREMVTVLDLKSLYPMCMVTINASPETKVDPDAYEGDTFRAPNGQHFRKEPDGVIREMVDELLSEREEKKSLRNDHDPDSSEYEQFDRQQAAVKVIMNSLYGVLGWDRFRLYDKEMGAAVTATGRDVIDYTDEVAGRMDKEVVYGDTDSVMIELGGDVSKEAAIEQSFELEEQINDAYDEFAESELNVDLDAGEEHRFQIEFEKLYRRFFQAGKKKRYAGHIVWKEGKDVDDIDITGFEYQRSDIAPITKEVQKEVIDRIVTGADTEDIKDYVHEVIQDFEAGNVSLDDVGIPGGIGKKLDNYDTDTAQVRGAKYANLLLGTNFASGSKPKRVYLDRVHSDFWDKVEAEHGLDPSTDPLYGEFRRDPDVICYEYADQVPEEFEVDWEKMLDKTLKGPIERILEALDISWDEVKSGQEQTGLGNFM; from the coding sequence ATGGACGAGACCGGGAACGGAACACAGACAGGTCTCTCTGCGTTCGAGGACGGGCCGGGGAGCGACGGGGCCGACGGCGAGGGCGACCGTGACGCGGCGGCGGAGGCGGCGGCCGTCGCGGGCAACGGCGGCGACACGTTCGACATCGTCGACCTCGACGACATCCGCTATCCGGACACCGACGAGTACGTGACCGCCGCTGTCACGCAGGTCGACTACACCGTCGAGGGCCGGGGCGACGACGAGTTCCCCGTGGTACACATCTTCGGCCGCACACCCGAGGACAACGAACAGGTCCACATCGAAGTCTACGAGTTCAGACCCTACTTCTACGCGCCGACCGACTCGCTGACCGACGCGGACCTCCAGCGCGACACGATCACCGGCTGGGAGGAGGAAGACGACGACGGCGAGCCCTACGAGTCGATTCGCGGCGAGCGCCTGACCAAGATCTTCGGCCAGACGCCGCGGGACGTGGGCCAGATGCGCGACGAGTTCGACCACTACGAAGCAGACATCCTCTTTCCCAACCGCCTTTTGATCGACAAGGACATCACCAGCGGCGTGCGCGTGCCCGCCCGCCGCGAGGCCGAAGGCGAACCCATTCGGGTCCCCCACGACGAGATCGAGGCCGTCGACGCCAGCGCCGATCCGCGCGTCAACACCTTCGACATCGAGGTCGACGACCGCCACGGGTTCCCGGAAGAGGGCGAGGAGACCATCGTCTGTCTCACCTCACACGACTCCTACGACGACGAGTACATCACGTGGCTGTACGACTCCCCCGCGGGCATCGACCCGCCGGAGGCCCTGGCCGAGTACGACCCCATCGAGGCCGACTTCGAGGCCGACGTGCGCGTCTTCGAGGAAGAGGAGGCGATGCTCGAAGCGTTCGTGGACTACATCGAGACGACCGACCCGGACCTCCTGACCGGCTGGAACTTCGACGACTTCGACGCCCCCTACTTCCTCGACAGGCTCGAAGAACTCCAGGGCCCCCACCACGACTACGACCTCTCGATCGAACGGCTCTCCCGCGTCGACGAGGTCTGGCGCAACAACTGGCAGGGGCCGAACATCAAGGGCCGGGTCGTCTTCGACCTGCTCTACGCCTACCAGCGCACGAAGTTCACCGAACTCGACTCCTACCGACTGGACGCCGTCGGCGAACAGGAACTCGGCGTCGGAAAAGAGCGCTACCCCGGCGACATCGGCGACCTCTGGGAGGACGACCCCGAGCGCCTGCTGGAGTACAACCTCCGGGACGTGGAACTCTGTGTGGAATTGAACGACCAGCAGGAGATCATCCCATTCTGGCAGGAGGTCGCTTCCTTCGTCGGCTGTAAACTGGAGGACGCCACGACGCCCGGCGACGCCGTCGACATGTACGTCCTCCACAAACTCCACGGCAACTTCGCCCTCCCCTCGAAAGGGCAACACGACGCCGAGGACTACGAGGGCGGGGCCGTCTTCGACCCGATCACGGGAGTCCGGGAGATGGTGACGGTGCTGGACCTGAAGAGCCTCTACCCGATGTGCATGGTGACGATCAACGCCAGCCCCGAGACCAAGGTCGATCCCGATGCCTACGAGGGTGACACCTTCCGCGCCCCGAACGGCCAGCACTTCCGGAAGGAACCGGACGGCGTCATCCGGGAGATGGTCGACGAACTGCTGAGCGAACGCGAGGAGAAGAAATCGCTCCGGAACGACCACGATCCCGATAGTTCGGAATACGAGCAGTTTGACAGGCAACAAGCAGCTGTCAAGGTAATTATGAACTCTTTATATGGGGTCTTGGGTTGGGATCGGTTCCGGCTATACGACAAGGAGATGGGAGCTGCGGTCACTGCAACGGGGAGAGACGTTATCGATTATACCGACGAAGTCGCGGGCCGTATGGATAAAGAGGTCGTGTATGGTGACACTGACAGCGTGATGATAGAACTCGGTGGCGACGTGTCGAAGGAGGCGGCCATCGAGCAGTCCTTCGAACTGGAGGAGCAGATCAACGACGCCTACGACGAGTTCGCCGAGTCGGAACTGAACGTCGACCTCGACGCCGGCGAGGAACACCGCTTCCAGATCGAGTTCGAGAAGCTCTACCGTCGGTTCTTCCAGGCGGGCAAGAAGAAACGCTACGCCGGCCACATCGTCTGGAAGGAGGGCAAAGACGTCGACGACATCGACATCACGGGCTTCGAGTACCAGCGCAGCGACATCGCGCCGATCACCAAGGAGGTCCAGAAGGAGGTGATCGACCGCATCGTGACGGGTGCGGACACGGAGGATATCAAAGACTACGTCCACGAAGTCATTCAGGACTTCGAGGCGGGGAACGTCAGCCTCGACGACGTGGGAATCCCCGGCGGTATCGGGAAGAAACTGGACAACTACGACACCGACACGGCCCAGGTCCGTGGGGCGAAGTACGCCAACCTCCTGCTCGGGACGAACTTCGCGTCGGGTTCGAAACCCAAGCGCGTCTATCTCGACCGGGTCCACTCTGACTTCTGGGACAAGGTCGAGGCCGAACACGGGCTGGACCCGTCGACAGATCCGCTGTACGGCGAGTTCCGCCGCGATCCGGACGTGATCTGCTACGAGTACGCGGATCAGGTCCCCGAGGAGTTCGAGGTCGACTGGGAGAAGATGCTGGACAAGACGCTCAAGGGACCGATCGAGCGCATTCTGGAGGCGCTGGACATCTCCTGGGACGAGGTCAAAAGCGGGCAGGAACAGACCGGTCTCGGCAACTTCATGTAG
- a CDS encoding helix-turn-helix domain-containing protein, whose protein sequence is MSASESAGTDVDTGGWDAVRDLPPSAKLVAKTLEYNDTLTQSQLAEETLLPPRTVRYGLNRLEEVGVVDSRFSFSDARKRIYTLTIDESR, encoded by the coding sequence ATGAGTGCCTCAGAGTCAGCGGGAACGGACGTCGACACTGGCGGCTGGGACGCGGTGCGCGACCTTCCGCCCAGTGCGAAACTGGTCGCGAAGACCCTGGAGTACAACGACACGTTGACCCAGAGTCAGCTGGCCGAGGAGACGCTACTGCCGCCCCGGACCGTTCGCTACGGGCTGAACCGCCTCGAAGAGGTCGGAGTCGTCGACTCGCGGTTCTCCTTCTCGGACGCGCGCAAGCGCATCTACACGCTGACCATCGACGAGTCCCGCTGA
- a CDS encoding histidine kinase N-terminal 7TM domain-containing protein, whose amino-acid sequence MVQFSWLLLPLVFPLLVAIPTVYVIVRNFETPRLSPIPPLVLIVAVTLWCLSDAARLAVTDLDTKLALYPGYYLMGTVVVVSLFVFAADYTERTDWLRPERLALVTLPVALSTVLEVTNLGSWTMRSARLVSRDGVLVADVTWGPLFYLHHGIAYLFVAGAAYLFLTFETANRHYRGQVRSIVAALSIPWLLNMAYLAGLTTFNYTSIGFAAALPIGVLMVFRYRILQLIPVERSSVVAEMDTGYLVLDQGDVVVDVNDRAAELLGMDPEGLLGRDRAFLEATFPEIATAFEDSEGFNTITREENGDDRYYNVETSTLGPPIEGANSDTGSVVLFQDVTDQIAAQRQLRAQKDRLEEQNERLEEFASILSHDLRNPLSVADGRLELARDEYDSVHMEKIAEAHDRMDELIEDALALARQGQTVLNREPVSLRRIAEHAWENVDTGAATLDVTTDRTVVADGSQLTQLFENLFRNAVEHGSTSPDSQARQDAVEHGSTGNQNAKRSDDAVEHGSTSNRTSSDDPVEPGGSDVTVTVGEMTDGFYVADDGPGIPPEKRGQVFEKGFTTATDGTGFGLAIVENAAEAHGWTVEITESESGGARFEIDGLDDASGPNPATSDGPATTT is encoded by the coding sequence ATGGTGCAGTTCAGTTGGCTCCTGTTGCCGCTCGTGTTCCCGCTTCTAGTCGCTATTCCAACGGTTTACGTGATCGTACGGAACTTCGAGACCCCGCGGCTCTCCCCGATTCCGCCCCTGGTGTTGATCGTCGCCGTGACGCTATGGTGTCTCAGCGACGCGGCGCGGCTGGCCGTCACCGACCTCGACACCAAACTGGCGCTGTATCCCGGCTACTACCTGATGGGGACGGTCGTCGTGGTCTCGCTGTTCGTCTTCGCCGCCGACTACACGGAGCGAACCGACTGGCTGCGGCCCGAGCGACTGGCTCTCGTCACGCTTCCCGTCGCGCTCTCGACCGTGCTCGAAGTTACCAACCTCGGGTCGTGGACGATGCGGTCGGCGCGTCTCGTCAGCCGAGACGGGGTACTCGTCGCCGACGTGACCTGGGGGCCGCTGTTTTACCTCCACCACGGCATCGCCTATCTGTTCGTCGCCGGGGCCGCGTATCTGTTTCTGACCTTCGAGACGGCCAACCGACACTACCGTGGCCAGGTCCGGTCCATCGTCGCCGCACTCTCGATCCCGTGGCTGCTCAACATGGCGTATCTGGCCGGACTGACGACGTTCAACTACACCTCCATCGGGTTCGCCGCCGCCCTCCCGATCGGCGTGTTGATGGTCTTTCGCTACCGCATCCTGCAACTCATCCCCGTCGAGCGCTCCTCTGTCGTCGCGGAGATGGACACCGGTTACCTCGTGCTGGACCAGGGAGACGTGGTCGTCGACGTCAACGACCGGGCCGCGGAGTTGCTCGGGATGGATCCCGAGGGACTGCTCGGTCGCGACCGCGCATTCCTCGAAGCCACGTTCCCCGAGATCGCGACCGCCTTCGAGGACAGCGAGGGGTTCAACACCATCACGCGCGAAGAAAACGGCGACGACCGCTACTACAACGTCGAGACCTCGACTCTGGGCCCCCCGATCGAGGGAGCGAACTCTGACACCGGTTCGGTCGTGCTCTTCCAGGACGTGACCGACCAGATAGCGGCTCAACGCCAGCTCCGCGCCCAGAAAGACCGCCTCGAAGAGCAGAACGAACGGCTAGAGGAGTTCGCCAGCATCCTCTCACACGACCTCCGTAACCCCCTCTCGGTCGCCGACGGCCGACTCGAACTCGCCCGAGACGAGTACGACAGCGTCCACATGGAGAAAATCGCCGAGGCCCACGACCGGATGGACGAACTCATCGAGGACGCGCTCGCGCTGGCTCGACAGGGCCAGACCGTCCTCAACCGCGAGCCGGTGTCGCTCCGTCGGATCGCCGAGCACGCCTGGGAGAACGTCGACACCGGGGCAGCGACGCTCGACGTCACGACCGATCGGACGGTCGTCGCGGACGGCTCACAGCTCACCCAGCTGTTCGAGAACCTCTTTCGTAACGCCGTGGAACACGGTTCCACGAGCCCTGACTCGCAGGCTCGTCAGGACGCTGTCGAGCATGGCTCGACAGGCAATCAGAACGCGAAGCGTTCTGATGACGCCGTGGAACACGGTTCCACGAGCAATCGGACGTCGTCCGATGACCCCGTCGAACCCGGCGGGTCGGACGTGACCGTCACCGTCGGCGAGATGACCGACGGGTTCTACGTCGCAGACGACGGCCCCGGCATCCCGCCCGAAAAGCGCGGTCAGGTGTTCGAGAAGGGGTTCACGACGGCCACGGACGGCACCGGGTTCGGGCTCGCCATCGTCGAGAACGCCGCCGAAGCACACGGCTGGACCGTCGAGATCACCGAGAGCGAGAGTGGCGGCGCTCGCTTCGAGATCGACGGCCTCGATGATGCGTCGGGCCCGAACCCGGCCACCAGCGACGGGCCGGCGACGACTACATGA
- the mre11 gene encoding DNA double-strand break repair protein Mre11 yields the protein MTRVIHTGDTHLGYRQYHRPERREDFLDAFRRVVEDAVEDDVDAVVHAGDLFHDRRPDLPDILGTLSVLRELDAAGVPFLAIVGNHETKRDAQWLDLFESLGLATRLGDEPITVGNTAFYGLDFVPRSQREDLEYDFDSHDADHAALVAHGLFEPFDYADWDTERLLEESTVDFDAVLLGDNHEPQKTEIEDTWITYCGSTERASADEREDRGYNIVEFDEQVSIRRRGLPTREFVFVETELGEGEGVERVRERVGQYDLADAVVVVHIEGEGDPVAPATIEEYADEEGALVARVTDHREVADSADIDVNFADPDDAVQERIREMGLSRAARDIDETVRASKTADSNVTDEVERRVREIVDEGDADAFRPAEEYSTDEEADRSTATAEPATTGEPTKTDGGDADDDPSAAADADADTDTDASGSDQPSLGDFE from the coding sequence ATGACACGGGTAATACATACGGGTGATACCCACCTCGGGTACCGGCAGTACCACCGGCCCGAGCGCCGCGAGGACTTTCTCGACGCGTTCCGCCGAGTGGTCGAGGACGCGGTCGAGGACGACGTTGACGCCGTCGTCCACGCCGGCGACCTCTTCCACGACCGCCGACCGGACCTGCCCGACATCCTCGGGACCCTCTCCGTACTGCGGGAGCTGGACGCAGCCGGCGTGCCCTTCCTCGCTATCGTCGGCAACCACGAGACCAAACGCGACGCCCAGTGGCTCGACCTGTTCGAGTCGCTGGGGCTGGCGACCCGACTTGGCGACGAGCCGATCACCGTCGGGAACACCGCCTTCTACGGCCTCGACTTCGTCCCGCGGTCCCAGCGTGAGGATCTCGAGTACGACTTCGATTCCCACGACGCAGACCACGCCGCCCTCGTGGCCCACGGCCTCTTCGAGCCGTTCGACTACGCCGACTGGGATACCGAGCGCCTCCTCGAGGAGTCGACCGTCGACTTCGACGCCGTCCTGCTCGGGGACAACCACGAACCACAGAAGACGGAGATCGAAGACACCTGGATCACTTACTGTGGGTCGACCGAGCGAGCCAGCGCCGACGAGCGCGAGGACCGCGGGTACAACATCGTCGAGTTCGACGAGCAGGTGTCGATCAGGCGGCGTGGCCTCCCGACCCGCGAGTTCGTCTTCGTCGAGACCGAACTCGGCGAGGGTGAGGGCGTCGAGCGCGTCCGGGAACGCGTCGGCCAGTACGATCTGGCGGACGCGGTCGTCGTCGTCCACATCGAGGGTGAGGGCGATCCGGTCGCCCCGGCCACCATCGAAGAGTACGCCGACGAGGAGGGTGCGCTCGTCGCTCGCGTCACCGACCACCGCGAGGTAGCCGACAGCGCGGACATCGATGTGAACTTCGCGGACCCCGACGACGCCGTCCAGGAGCGCATCCGCGAGATGGGACTCAGTCGGGCGGCCCGAGACATCGACGAGACCGTCCGGGCGAGCAAGACCGCCGACTCGAACGTCACCGACGAGGTCGAGCGCCGCGTCCGCGAGATCGTCGACGAGGGCGACGCCGACGCCTTCCGTCCTGCCGAGGAGTACTCGACAGACGAGGAGGCCGACAGATCGACGGCGACCGCCGAGCCCGCGACCACCGGGGAACCGACCAAGACCGACGGCGGCGACGCGGACGACGACCCGTCGGCGGCCGCCGACGCCGATGCCGATACCGACACAGACGCCAGCGGGTCGGACCAGCCCTCGCTGGGTGATTTCGAATGA
- the rad50 gene encoding DNA double-strand break repair ATPase Rad50, with protein sequence MRFERVRLENFKCYGDADLRLDSGVTVIHGLNGSGKSSLLEACFFALYGARALDENLDEVVTIGEEDATVELWFTHGGRSYHVERRVRVTDDRATTAKCVLETPESTYEGARDVRGHVAELLRMDHEAFVNCAYVRQGEVNKLINASPADRQDMIDDLLQLGKLEDYRERASKARLGVKHVRDGKRELLDDLAAQIERKEEQDLHERLNALQTERKDLESDIERFEENREEAVTTRDDAQAILDDHEEKRERLGDLETEIEELTETIEATERERERLGDRIGDLKTDIDEIESERDDLLEESELDDPDEATIDETIEDLEARDEQLRDDIQDLRVEVSEHTSEAESLRETAEEKAARAEEKRGEAEELASELAATRETLAERRERIERLDSDIEEKREAFEDAPVAVGEASDHWDELADELNEARERETELETELKNAEDTLEEAENLLEQGKCPECGQPVEDSPHVESIDEHRERIDDLQDELVSVRQRRERLEDEVEAASDLVDRENEIRTLENDLENVEQLVDEQEDGLDDTVEKIEQLREAAEELDAEAAEKREAAAEAEQAAEEKREAVAECNEERSEIGDRLDRLEAIRGTFERVADCEDEIERLREQRDNKAELNDERRDRLADKRDQRDELEAEFDESAVEQAREEKARAVEYIEKVEPKLDELRAERDDLIDEIGGVKQEIEELEDLRDRHDDLEATVERLDSLYDETERLEEMYGQLRAELRQRNVESLERMLNETFDLIYGNDSYSRIELDGEYELTVYQKDGQPLDPEQLSGGERALFNLSLRCAIYQLLAEGIEGSAPMPPLILDEPTVFLDSGHVSRLVDLVKHMHDLGVEQILVVSHDEELFGAADDLVTVSKDATTNRSTVSRKDPDAATRELVADAATD encoded by the coding sequence ATGAGATTCGAGCGTGTCAGGCTGGAGAATTTCAAGTGCTACGGGGACGCGGACCTTCGGCTCGACAGCGGTGTGACGGTCATCCACGGGCTGAACGGCAGCGGGAAGTCCTCGCTGCTTGAGGCCTGCTTCTTCGCGCTGTACGGAGCCCGCGCGCTGGACGAGAACCTCGACGAGGTCGTGACCATCGGTGAGGAAGATGCGACGGTCGAGCTGTGGTTCACGCACGGTGGCAGGTCCTACCACGTCGAACGACGCGTCCGGGTGACCGACGACCGCGCGACCACGGCCAAGTGCGTGCTGGAGACGCCCGAGTCGACCTACGAGGGGGCCCGCGACGTTCGCGGGCACGTCGCCGAGTTGCTCCGGATGGACCACGAGGCGTTCGTCAACTGCGCCTACGTCCGCCAGGGCGAGGTGAACAAACTCATCAACGCTTCCCCCGCCGACCGGCAGGACATGATCGACGACCTGCTCCAGCTCGGGAAGCTCGAGGACTACCGGGAACGGGCGAGCAAGGCCCGCCTGGGGGTCAAACACGTCCGGGACGGCAAGCGGGAACTGCTCGACGATCTCGCCGCCCAGATCGAACGGAAGGAGGAGCAGGACCTTCACGAGCGGCTCAACGCACTCCAGACCGAGCGCAAGGACCTCGAAAGCGATATCGAACGGTTCGAGGAGAACCGTGAGGAGGCCGTGACGACCCGCGACGATGCCCAGGCGATCCTCGACGATCACGAGGAGAAACGCGAACGACTCGGCGACCTCGAAACCGAGATCGAGGAGCTGACCGAGACGATCGAGGCGACCGAGCGCGAACGCGAGCGACTCGGCGACCGGATCGGCGACCTGAAGACCGATATCGACGAGATCGAGAGCGAGCGCGACGATCTGCTCGAAGAATCGGAACTCGACGATCCCGACGAGGCGACCATCGACGAGACTATCGAGGACCTCGAAGCCCGGGACGAGCAGTTACGGGACGACATTCAAGACCTCCGGGTCGAAGTTAGCGAACACACGAGCGAGGCTGAATCGCTTCGAGAGACTGCCGAGGAGAAGGCCGCCCGGGCCGAGGAGAAACGCGGGGAGGCCGAAGAACTGGCGAGCGAACTCGCGGCGACGCGGGAGACACTCGCCGAGCGACGCGAGCGGATCGAACGCCTGGACTCCGACATCGAGGAAAAGCGTGAGGCCTTCGAGGATGCTCCGGTCGCGGTCGGCGAGGCCAGCGACCACTGGGACGAACTGGCAGACGAGCTGAACGAGGCCCGCGAGCGCGAGACGGAACTGGAGACCGAACTGAAAAACGCAGAGGATACCCTCGAAGAGGCCGAAAACCTGCTGGAGCAAGGGAAATGCCCGGAGTGCGGCCAGCCCGTCGAGGATTCCCCGCACGTCGAATCCATCGACGAGCACCGCGAGCGGATCGACGACCTGCAGGACGAACTCGTTTCGGTCCGGCAGCGTCGCGAACGACTCGAAGACGAGGTCGAAGCGGCCAGCGACCTGGTCGACCGGGAGAACGAGATCCGGACGCTCGAGAACGATCTGGAGAACGTCGAACAGTTGGTCGACGAGCAGGAAGACGGGCTCGACGACACGGTCGAGAAGATCGAACAGTTGCGCGAAGCGGCCGAGGAACTCGACGCCGAAGCGGCGGAGAAACGCGAGGCCGCCGCGGAGGCCGAACAGGCAGCCGAGGAGAAACGCGAGGCCGTCGCCGAGTGCAACGAGGAACGCAGCGAGATCGGCGATCGACTCGACCGCCTGGAAGCGATTCGAGGAACCTTCGAGCGCGTGGCCGACTGCGAGGACGAGATCGAGCGCCTGCGCGAGCAACGGGACAACAAGGCCGAGTTGAACGACGAGCGCCGCGACCGGCTAGCGGACAAACGCGACCAGCGCGACGAACTCGAAGCCGAGTTCGACGAGTCGGCCGTCGAACAGGCCCGCGAGGAGAAAGCACGCGCTGTGGAGTACATCGAGAAAGTCGAGCCGAAACTCGACGAACTCCGCGCGGAACGTGACGACCTGATCGACGAGATCGGCGGCGTCAAACAGGAGATCGAGGAACTGGAGGATCTGCGGGACCGACACGACGACCTCGAAGCCACGGTCGAACGGCTGGACTCGCTGTACGACGAGACCGAGCGACTGGAGGAGATGTACGGCCAGCTACGGGCGGAACTGCGCCAGCGCAACGTCGAGAGTCTCGAACGGATGCTCAACGAGACGTTCGATCTGATCTACGGCAACGACTCCTATTCCCGGATCGAACTCGACGGGGAGTACGAGCTGACGGTCTACCAGAAGGACGGCCAGCCGCTCGATCCCGAACAGCTCTCGGGCGGCGAGCGCGCGCTGTTCAACCTCAGTCTTCGGTGTGCGATCTACCAGTTGCTGGCCGAGGGGATCGAGGGCTCGGCCCCGATGCCGCCGCTGATCCTCGACGAACCGACTGTGTTCCTCGATTCGGGGCACGTCTCCCGGCTGGTCGACCTCGTCAAACACATGCACGATCTCGGCGTCGAACAGATTCTCGTCGTCAGCCACGACGAGGAACTGTTCGGCGCGGCAGACGATCTGGTGACGGTCTCGAAGGACGCCACGACGAACCGGTCGACGGTATCACGCAAAGACCCCGATGCGGCGACGCGAGAACTCGTCGCCGACGCCGCAACGGACTAA